Proteins from a genomic interval of Beijerinckia indica subsp. indica ATCC 9039:
- a CDS encoding invasion associated locus B family protein: MFKISVPIALALLSLTTTVWTTATCLAEKAKPASPDAQMTVTNYGDWALRCQAGGNKDARNCEVALTIQAKDQTAPIAKIALGRPTLEAPLQAIVLLPTNVSFPSTVKLFSSDKDPWGLDFTWRRCVQGGCFAESVPSDDDLKHWREAKGDGRLLFKDASGHDLTIPVSFNGLGQALDALSK, encoded by the coding sequence ATGTTCAAAATTTCTGTTCCGATTGCCCTTGCTCTCTTGTCGCTGACGACAACAGTTTGGACGACAGCGACTTGTCTTGCGGAGAAAGCGAAACCGGCGAGCCCCGACGCGCAAATGACTGTAACCAATTATGGGGATTGGGCCTTGCGCTGCCAAGCGGGAGGCAACAAGGATGCCAGGAATTGTGAAGTCGCCCTGACCATCCAGGCGAAGGATCAGACCGCGCCGATCGCCAAGATCGCACTGGGCCGGCCAACGCTCGAGGCGCCGCTCCAGGCGATCGTTCTCCTGCCGACCAATGTTTCGTTCCCCAGCACGGTCAAGCTTTTCTCCAGCGACAAGGACCCCTGGGGTCTCGATTTTACTTGGAGGCGTTGCGTGCAAGGCGGGTGCTTCGCGGAATCCGTGCCGAGCGATGACGATCTGAAACATTGGCGCGAAGCGAAGGGTGACGGCCGTCTTCTCTTCAAGGACGCAAGCGGGCATGATCTCACGATCCCCGTGTCGTTCAACGGTCTCGGACAGGCTCTCGACGCCCTCTCGAAATGA
- the rnd gene encoding ribonuclease D, whose protein sequence is MTLIASTQELRDVCQRLARQPFVTVDTEFLRETTFWPKLCVVQLASTEEAVAVDALAEGLDLSPLFELMANEATVKVFHAARQDLEIIWNLAKLIPTPLFDTQVAAMVCGFGDQISYGDLVQTVTRVSLDKSSRFTDWSRRPLSPAQVDYAIADVTYLRDIYLYLRRKLETSSRLAWLSDEMALLSSPSTYEQAPETAWERLRNRVRKPRDLAILMEIAAWREAEAQGRDIPRSRVLKDDILIELSLAAPRSADHLANLRAFPRGMERTKAGIEILAAIERGLARDPKSLPKIERERRTGGNGATVELLKVLLRQVSESHGVASKLIATVDDLEAIAADDEADVPALSGWRRELFGARALELKSGRLALTVEKGKVVLLEWQDGDPTP, encoded by the coding sequence ATGACTCTGATTGCCTCGACCCAGGAACTTAGGGATGTTTGTCAAAGGCTCGCACGCCAACCGTTCGTAACCGTCGACACCGAATTCCTGCGCGAAACCACTTTCTGGCCGAAACTCTGTGTGGTGCAACTCGCGTCCACAGAGGAAGCTGTTGCCGTTGACGCCTTGGCTGAAGGCCTCGACCTTTCGCCGCTCTTTGAGTTGATGGCCAATGAAGCCACGGTAAAGGTCTTTCACGCGGCCCGGCAGGACCTCGAGATCATCTGGAACCTCGCCAAGCTCATTCCCACACCCTTGTTCGATACGCAGGTCGCCGCCATGGTCTGCGGTTTCGGCGATCAAATCTCCTATGGCGATCTCGTGCAGACCGTGACCAGGGTCAGCCTTGATAAATCCTCGCGCTTCACGGATTGGTCGCGACGCCCGCTGTCACCGGCGCAAGTGGATTATGCCATCGCCGATGTGACCTATCTGCGCGATATTTATCTTTATCTGCGCCGCAAGCTGGAAACCAGCAGCCGCCTCGCCTGGCTCAGCGATGAAATGGCGCTCCTCTCGTCTCCATCGACCTATGAACAGGCACCGGAGACGGCCTGGGAACGGCTCCGCAATCGCGTTCGCAAACCGCGCGATCTCGCCATTTTGATGGAAATCGCGGCTTGGCGCGAGGCTGAGGCCCAGGGCCGCGACATCCCACGCTCCCGCGTTCTCAAGGATGATATTCTCATCGAGCTGTCGCTGGCCGCGCCACGCTCAGCCGATCATCTCGCCAATCTCAGAGCCTTTCCCCGCGGCATGGAACGCACCAAGGCCGGGATAGAGATTCTCGCGGCCATCGAACGCGGTCTTGCCCGCGATCCTAAATCCTTGCCAAAGATCGAGCGTGAAAGACGGACCGGCGGCAACGGTGCCACAGTGGAGCTTCTCAAGGTTCTCTTGCGCCAGGTCAGCGAAAGCCATGGCGTCGCCAGCAAGTTGATCGCAACCGTCGATGATCTGGAAGCCATTGCCGCCGATGATGAAGCCGATGTGCCGGCACTGTCCGGCTGGCGGCGTGAACTGTTCGGCGCGAGAGCGCTGGAGCTCAAAAGCGGGAGACTGGCGCTCACCGTCGAGAAAGGCAAGGTCGTCCTCCTGGAATGGCAGGACGGCGACCCCACACCTTAG